CTTGCGCGGATTTAGTGCCCAGCCCTGTTTGTCGACCAGGGTCATCAGCACGTCGAAGGCGTGCTCGCACGCTGCCTCGGTCCGCGCCAAGATCATGATGTCGTCCGAGTACCTAAAAAGGAACGCGTCGTCGCCCATCGCCGCCACAAACGGGCCGTCCAGAACGTGCTGCCCGGCCAAGTTGGCCAGCAACGGCGCGAGCACCGATCCTCGTAGCAGGTGGCCGGGGGACGCGATCGGTTGCCACTGGAGACAACCCAGCTGGCGGGCGTGCTCGGGCCGCACGAGCACAGGCGGCCGCAGGTGGCGCTGGAGCATGGATCGGAACGCGGGGCCGACCTCGGGGCACAGCGCGACCAGTGCCTCGTCGACCAGGTTGAGGCTGATCGAGGAGAAGTAGTCATGGACGTCGGTGCAGAGCAGGTAACGGAAGCCGCGACGCACGTGGTCCCGCACGTCCCGCAGCGCGGTCGTCGGGCTCCGGCCGAGGCGGTACGCGTGGGCGTGCGGGGACAGGACCCGCTCGATCGGGGGCGTGAGCGTCGCATGCATCTGGCGCTGGATGACGCGGTCCAGGTGGGCGCTCACGTAGACCCAGTTGTCCTTCTCGCGCAGGTGCGTCAGGATCACCGCATCCGGGTCGCCGCGCAGGGCCCGCTCGCGCGCGTGCCTATAGAGGAAGCTGCCCGTCCGCGCCAGGTACGGCGAGATAACGACACGCCACTCGCGCAGGTGGATCTCGCGGCCATCGGCCAGGCGCCGCAACACGGGGACGTCGACGGTGGGCAAGCCGAGGTGCTCGACGTTGTAGTCGTCTGGCGTGGGCCAGCGGGGATCACGGCTGTGCGCGATCACCTTGGAGGCCTCGTCGATGGCCCGCTCGTATCGCCTGTGCCGGGCAATCGCGTTGGGCTTCAACTTCTGGGTGGGGTTCATGGACGCTCCGCCCGGTGCAACTGCTCCACCGCGCCGTCCTCGGCCGTGCGACGGCGCGGCCGCCTCGCGAGAGCCTTCAGACCCAGGCGCATCGCGTCGGTGTTGGCGGGCAGTGGGATTGCCGCATCGGACGACTGCGACGTGCTCGGCCCGGGACCCGGCAGGTCGTGCTGCTCGTCCACGATGGCAGTGGAGACGGGTATATCCGTGCCCTCGGCCGTCGCTTCGTCGACGGTGATCTGCTGCCGCAGGCGGCGGGCCTCCAGCCGCAACTCCCCGCACGCCCGCACCCAGGCGTCCTGGAGCTGGAATAGCCGCTCCGTGATCTCCTCGATGGTCGGGGACACTAACGCGGGCGGTGGCGGCTGCTGCGCGATCCACGCCCGGATGCGATCCGCCCGGACGGCGCACAGCGCGGGGTCGGGGCAACGACGCCGAAGGAACGCCTCCCATTTCTCACGCACCTGGCGCGTCTTGCGACACGTGCTGCACACCACGAACGTGTTCCCCGACGCGTGCGCGACCCCCCGATCGATCCTGTCGAGGCGGCCCTCGTGCTTCTGCCGGTTCAGTGGCGCGTCGCAGAATGCGCAGTGGTGTTCGAAGTACACGTACAGCGCGTTGATGTCGGGCTTCGAAAGGCCCGGGTCGACGATCGCCCAAACCGTGCCTCTCATCTTGGTCACCGCCTGACTGATCGTATGATCGGCCGCCATCGTCATGCCCTCCCTCTCACGCGGGACGCGTTGCCGCCTGGATGCGAAGCGACCTTGAATTCACGATTGCGTGTTCGCTCTCCCACACCACAGCACGTTCTCTGCCAGCAGGCGACGAACCCTTGAATTAGCGAGTGCGTGTTCGCTTGACGCGAGCTCGCGCATCCCCTCGCCGTGGGGATGAAGTCTTGAATTCGCGTGTGCGTGTTCGCAGCACGGACCTGCCCGACATGGCGCACAGCTACACTTCCGTGCTTTCCAGAACTAGGCGTGGGTTGCCGCGATGAATGCGCACTTCGGTGCTCGAAGGCGGTGCCCACCTGGTGCCCAAACCCGGCGGCAAGGTCGGGGAAGCGAGAGGAATTCCAAGGACAAGACAGACCGGAGAAACCCGCTGTGTTCCAAACCCTACCGATAAAAACTGAGTAATGACGATGAGTTACGATGCGGGGCCATTTCGGTTTCAAGTCCCGTCCACCCCGCAAGAAAGCCCTGGGAGAAATCCCGGGGCTTTCGAGTATTTGGGGGTTTCCTGGTTCTCAGCTTCCTCTGTTTTTTCTTCTCCTGCCTTGATGCTGCCTTGACGGACACGTCGCCGACCCTCGTCGAGAAGCTCCACAGCGTCCTTCCTGACCTCTGGAGACAGGTGCGAGTACCTGAGCGTCATCTCCATCGTCGCGTGCCCCAGAAGCTCCTGGACGGCCTTTAGCGAGGCTCCCTGCATCACGAGGTGCGAGGCGAACGTGTGGCGCAGGCAGTGCCACCCGATCATCCGCAGCTTCGCCCTCTTGCAGCACCGCTTGAGACCCACGTCGGCTCGCCTGTGGATGTGCCTCTTGCCGTTCGGCTGGCTGAACACCAGCTTGCTCTTGGGGGCTCGCCCGGTCTCCTGCGAGTCGCGGCCGTCGTCCTCGGTCTTGGCCTCTGCCAAGTTCACGACGACGCGGTTCTTGTTCTGCCGCTTCCGGTGCTCCTTCAGGAACGACATCGTTTCGTCGCTCAAGGGGATCTCGCGCTCTTTGCCATTCTTCGGCGGCCCGACGTGACCGTCGTGGTAGTTGCGGCGCACCAGAATCTTCCCCGCGACCAGGTCCACGTCGTCCCAGCGCAGCTCGCTCAGCTCACCGAAGCGGAGCCCCGTGCGCAGCGCGAAGAAGATCATGTCGTGCCACTCGGGCGTCTTCTTCGCCGCTTCGAGCAGTCTGGGCGCCTCATCGAAATTGAGGAAGTCCCACTTCGACGGCTCGACCTTGAGCTTGCGGATCTTGGGGACGGTGGTGATCAACTCCAGCTCGTGCGCCCACCGCAGGCACTTCCCGAGAACTCCCGCACAGGCGTTGTTGATCGTCTTCGGGCTCTTCTTCTCGCCGAGCATCTTGGCCTTGAGCGCCTCCACCTGTCGGACGCGGATCTCGTCGAGGCGGAGATGTCCCAGCTCGGGCAGCAGGTAGCGTCGGAAGATGCCCTCCTTCGACTTCACCTCGGCTGGGCGGTTGTAGACCTCTGCGTAGTTGTCGATGAACTCGGTGCTGAACTCCATGAGTGTCGGTATCTCTCTCTTCTCCTCCTTTCGGTAGGTCCCGGCGGCGAGCGCGGCGAGCACGTCTCTCTCGTACTGCAGCGCCCCCGCCTTGGTTTGGATCGGACTCCTCTCGCGAACTCGCACCGGCATCCCGTCGGCGGGTTTGTACGTGACGTCGATCATCAAGTACTCGTACACCTCGTCTACTCCCGGGTACCGGCGCTTCACCCTTCTCACAGCCATGGCGACCTCCACGGCGCGTGAGACGAGGGCTCGCCCCACACAGAAGATATCACAGCAGGGTAGGGCGCGCTCATGCAGCACCCCGCTTTCGGCTACGACCACTCGATTCCGCCTGATCCGACTCGAGCCACTCGACGACGGTTTTCGTCCTGAAGCGAATGCTCTTCCCGATCCGCTTGCCGCCAGGGATCTTGCCTTGGGCGAACATCGAGTAAACGTGGTTCGAGTGCACACGGAGGTATCGTGCGATCTCGGCGACCGTGGCGATGGGCGGCGGCTCACAGGGGCCATCGTTCTCCTCGATCGGTTTTAAAGTATCGGCGTCGTGCTCCCAAAGCGGTACGTCCGCCGTCGAGGTACTTTTCGCGTTGGTGGTCTCTTCGCGGTCACTCATGACAACATCTCCATGCCGCCACCGGATCCCGGCGCGGCGAAAAGATGTCGCTGTGGGTGCGATCGCTCGCCTGTCAGTCTGCGTCAGCCGTTGTCACGGCATGTTAGGTCTGCGTCAACGACACCGAAGTTCTGGAGAAGCCGGAAGGATGAACCATCCCACCGGCTCTCCATGTTACGCTTTTTAGTTCTTGCTCCGTCCCTTCTTGGCCTGAGCTCGGGGAACGTTTTCCTCAGGCTCGGGCAAGGA
Above is a window of Pseudomonadota bacterium DNA encoding:
- a CDS encoding helix-turn-helix domain-containing protein; this translates as MSDREETTNAKSTSTADVPLWEHDADTLKPIEENDGPCEPPPIATVAEIARYLRVHSNHVYSMFAQGKIPGGKRIGKSIRFRTKTVVEWLESDQAESSGRSRKRGAA
- a CDS encoding reverse transcriptase domain-containing protein — its product is MNPTQKLKPNAIARHRRYERAIDEASKVIAHSRDPRWPTPDDYNVEHLGLPTVDVPVLRRLADGREIHLREWRVVISPYLARTGSFLYRHARERALRGDPDAVILTHLREKDNWVYVSAHLDRVIQRQMHATLTPPIERVLSPHAHAYRLGRSPTTALRDVRDHVRRGFRYLLCTDVHDYFSSISLNLVDEALVALCPEVGPAFRSMLQRHLRPPVLVRPEHARQLGCLQWQPIASPGHLLRGSVLAPLLANLAGQHVLDGPFVAAMGDDAFLFRYSDDIMILARTEAACEHAFDVLMTLVDKQGWALNPRKTVGPIDTLRGSMPWLGKEIIGHQVRTPDARLRTFVDRLAATDPTTAKFRNTAYWVLDELWCDPARRPDDLRRRLRPQSAAHAAAFSRILTAWRARRGKAPARPWSLEEDHDLAAAIRVHPDGQVPAHDSTAPTTPQHITAPCPQAGVA
- a CDS encoding site-specific integrase; protein product: MAVRRVKRRYPGVDEVYEYLMIDVTYKPADGMPVRVRERSPIQTKAGALQYERDVLAALAAGTYRKEEKREIPTLMEFSTEFIDNYAEVYNRPAEVKSKEGIFRRYLLPELGHLRLDEIRVRQVEALKAKMLGEKKSPKTINNACAGVLGKCLRWAHELELITTVPKIRKLKVEPSKWDFLNFDEAPRLLEAAKKTPEWHDMIFFALRTGLRFGELSELRWDDVDLVAGKILVRRNYHDGHVGPPKNGKEREIPLSDETMSFLKEHRKRQNKNRVVVNLAEAKTEDDGRDSQETGRAPKSKLVFSQPNGKRHIHRRADVGLKRCCKRAKLRMIGWHCLRHTFASHLVMQGASLKAVQELLGHATMEMTLRYSHLSPEVRKDAVELLDEGRRRVRQGSIKAGEEKTEEAENQETPKYSKAPGFLPGLSCGVDGT